The Providencia rettgeri genome includes a window with the following:
- a CDS encoding Protein of uncharacterised function (DUF2669), with product MEKDNITYEHHHSNFIEAKSQAMKLLGMLKGCITLNGEQVDIDVGGVLANIGSPEMQGVEKFILKWVVAKDSDGNVIQLDKVDVFNAHFNTHRSHYYPLIIDGVLFHFSDFLPDGVASKVNMPSLVNLTA from the coding sequence ATGGAAAAAGACAACATCACGTATGAGCATCATCACAGTAACTTTATTGAAGCAAAAAGTCAGGCCATGAAGTTACTTGGTATGTTAAAAGGGTGTATTACCCTAAATGGTGAGCAGGTTGATATCGATGTTGGCGGTGTACTGGCTAATATTGGCTCGCCTGAAATGCAGGGCGTAGAAAAATTCATTCTAAAATGGGTTGTTGCTAAAGACAGTGACGGTAACGTGATCCAATTAGATAAAGTGGATGTGTTTAATGCCCATTTTAATACGCATCGCTCCCACTATTACCCGTTGATCATCGACGGTGTTTTATTTCACTTCTCTGATTTTTTGCCCGATGGAGTCGCATCCAAAGTCAATATGCCCAGCTTGGTGAATCTGACGGCATAA
- a CDS encoding Protein of uncharacterised function (DUF3383) codes for MSLSIKEVINAQILPQAAAAQRRDLSMVAIFTSEVGEAFTDASTRYVFVADPQDVANLFGSDSNAYKAAQSLFSARPKLKRAMIARFAKEQQEIAATANALKGSTLSAGINAFKAITDGAVTLNVGGKETTLSGMDFSAAIDFTDIAAVINSELPEDLNLQAIWDAVGHRFIIQAKTAGAYPATRIGYATEPTEGTYIGSMLKWEDGQATIVTGKAAITVKAESPSEALHHLENQYQNWYGVYFADTLTDEQLDDAHTWVTSADLKVLAYTAIRDEQIEWNNDNLLKKLFDKNSGRLIVQFNKTGDDHAAAELLAIAVSTLWQGQNTAKTVKFKQQTSVRSDDRVTQNEAQKCKRLGINFYTDYDGINMLAEGTMLGGTFIDEVMGLDAFTDACQKQAFTTLQAEPTKVPQTDKGQARLIGSLVVIGNEFVRNGFLAGGIWRGNDVGELTYNDRLDDGFYFYSDSFDTQSQADREDRKMMPIMCAIKLAGAGHSADLLIQFNR; via the coding sequence ATGAGTTTATCAATCAAAGAGGTGATTAACGCTCAAATTTTGCCACAAGCGGCAGCGGCGCAACGTCGTGATTTGAGTATGGTCGCTATTTTTACCTCAGAAGTGGGGGAGGCGTTTACGGATGCATCAACTCGCTATGTTTTTGTCGCTGATCCACAAGATGTGGCCAATCTTTTTGGCTCAGATTCCAATGCGTATAAAGCGGCACAATCGTTATTTTCTGCGAGGCCTAAGCTAAAACGCGCCATGATTGCCCGTTTTGCTAAAGAGCAGCAAGAGATTGCCGCAACCGCGAATGCATTAAAAGGTTCAACCCTATCCGCTGGCATTAACGCTTTCAAAGCGATAACCGATGGCGCAGTGACATTAAATGTGGGTGGCAAAGAAACCACGCTATCCGGTATGGATTTTAGTGCCGCGATTGATTTCACGGATATTGCGGCGGTCATTAACAGCGAGCTACCGGAAGACTTGAATTTGCAGGCTATTTGGGATGCAGTCGGGCATCGATTCATCATTCAAGCCAAAACTGCAGGGGCTTATCCAGCTACGCGCATTGGTTATGCAACGGAACCCACCGAAGGTACTTATATCGGCAGCATGCTGAAATGGGAAGACGGACAGGCCACAATTGTCACAGGCAAAGCAGCCATAACGGTTAAAGCCGAAAGTCCTTCAGAAGCACTTCATCACCTCGAAAACCAATACCAGAATTGGTACGGCGTTTATTTTGCGGATACGTTGACTGATGAACAGTTGGATGATGCTCATACATGGGTGACGTCAGCCGATTTGAAAGTCTTAGCCTACACTGCAATCCGCGATGAACAAATTGAGTGGAACAACGACAATCTGTTGAAAAAACTGTTTGATAAGAACAGTGGGCGCTTAATAGTTCAGTTCAATAAAACCGGTGATGACCACGCTGCAGCCGAATTACTCGCGATTGCGGTTTCCACACTTTGGCAAGGTCAAAACACCGCTAAAACAGTCAAATTCAAACAACAAACCTCGGTACGTTCGGATGATCGGGTCACACAAAACGAGGCGCAAAAATGTAAACGCCTCGGTATTAACTTTTATACCGATTATGACGGCATCAATATGTTAGCGGAAGGCACCATGCTGGGCGGTACGTTTATTGATGAAGTGATGGGGCTAGATGCGTTTACGGACGCGTGCCAAAAACAAGCCTTTACGACCTTACAAGCCGAGCCGACAAAAGTCCCTCAAACCGATAAAGGGCAGGCGCGACTGATTGGTTCGCTCGTTGTGATTGGTAATGAGTTTGTTCGTAATGGCTTTTTAGCCGGCGGCATTTGGCGCGGTAATGATGTGGGCGAGTTAACCTACAATGACCGGCTTGATGATGGTTTTTATTTTTATTCCGATAGCTTTGATACGCAATCACAAGCCGATCGCGAAGACCGTAAAATGATGCCAATTATGTGCGCTATCAAATTAGCCGGTGCGGGTCATTCTGCGGATTTACTTATTCAATTTAATCGTTAG
- a CDS encoding phage head morphogenesis protein, SPP1 gp7 family, whose amino-acid sequence MQPIKQSKRAEVWYRERLYTVIDEMTNIVINELESPTLNDAPTTPPISITAKLSRAIQKVANLSIADIASRLSFGLVNRANQQNKAQTQRIYNQAFGVDLSGLLGDGAIREDMDKAVKENVDLITSIQTDFINDIGEKVFANLSSGGRHENLTSIIKSRGEVSKARAKFIARDQTAKLNAALTESRSRALGLDLYEWGGADDERERDSHRKLNGMLCKYSDPTVYSDNGGKTWKKRKSIRAYEGNPGTDYQCRCTSLPYVSWD is encoded by the coding sequence ATGCAACCTATCAAACAGAGTAAACGGGCGGAAGTTTGGTATCGAGAGCGGCTCTACACTGTGATTGATGAGATGACGAATATTGTTATCAACGAATTGGAAAGCCCTACATTAAATGATGCACCAACAACACCACCTATTAGCATTACCGCAAAACTCTCCCGAGCCATACAAAAAGTTGCCAACCTTTCTATTGCTGATATTGCCAGTCGTTTGTCATTTGGGTTGGTAAACCGCGCTAATCAGCAAAATAAAGCACAAACCCAGCGAATTTATAATCAAGCCTTTGGGGTTGACCTCTCAGGGCTTTTGGGGGATGGCGCGATACGTGAGGATATGGATAAAGCGGTAAAAGAGAATGTCGATTTAATTACGTCTATTCAGACGGATTTTATTAATGATATTGGTGAAAAAGTATTCGCTAATTTATCCAGTGGTGGACGACATGAAAACCTGACTTCAATCATTAAAAGTCGGGGCGAGGTATCAAAAGCGCGAGCCAAGTTTATCGCTCGTGACCAAACCGCAAAGCTTAATGCGGCATTGACTGAATCTCGTAGTCGCGCCTTAGGGTTGGATTTGTATGAGTGGGGCGGTGCTGATGATGAACGTGAGCGTGATAGCCACCGCAAGTTAAACGGCATGCTTTGTAAATATTCAGATCCAACGGTTTATTCTGATAATGGCGGTAAAACGTGGAAAAAACGCAAATCAATCAGGGCATATGAAGGCAATCCGGGTACGGATTATCAGTGCCGTTGTACTTCACTGCCTTACGTGTCTTGGGATTAA
- a CDS encoding phage-associated protein, HI1409 family, translated as MTNTTFIGRLKDSLSRMMTSLGEKIGAVVYSEKKEKVSDKELLAMYENSWVVAKYINKTADDMLKIPRDFIGDIDSSLKQQIEDIETELGTYQIKHDALTWSSLLGDALIVAITDCDDVQIVSPLNLQSENIVKFLVLRKGEYTPDSKVICDIQSPNLGEPIIYNIDIGTGELKFHHTRCHRIKLGKHSIKDRCKFGTSDIQAAYDAIKIFDTAIVSTGDTIQEANVDVIFIPDMNNQIAAGQEAKVLDYLRVMKEGKSSTGIVAIDAGDDSGQGRYEQKTAQFAGLSDVITKMFSVLAGALSRPLSILFGQSATGFSSGEEDNKAYYEDINGRQEARLRPLQDFIDQFILDKLAITDELKYTYPTIDSINEAELATRFTAYATGFSSLFQDFILDEKTILREMIARGLLTTLTEKDIEAIIASTGTNEVNNGTPTAFDAQAGEAETSPPANATYQTE; from the coding sequence ATGACAAATACAACATTTATCGGGCGATTGAAAGATAGCCTGAGTCGCATGATGACGTCGCTTGGCGAGAAAATCGGCGCGGTTGTTTATAGCGAAAAAAAAGAAAAGGTTTCTGATAAAGAGCTGTTGGCCATGTATGAAAACTCGTGGGTAGTAGCCAAGTACATCAATAAAACGGCCGATGATATGTTGAAAATACCCAGAGATTTTATTGGTGATATTGATAGCTCGTTAAAGCAGCAAATTGAAGATATTGAAACGGAACTCGGTACTTATCAAATTAAACACGATGCGTTGACATGGTCCTCATTACTTGGTGATGCGTTGATTGTGGCCATTACCGATTGTGACGATGTTCAAATCGTATCACCTCTTAATTTACAGAGTGAAAATATTGTCAAATTTTTGGTGCTACGTAAAGGCGAGTACACGCCAGACTCAAAAGTGATTTGTGATATTCAGTCCCCCAATCTTGGGGAGCCAATTATCTACAATATCGATATTGGCACCGGTGAGCTGAAATTTCATCATACGCGCTGTCATCGAATTAAGTTAGGTAAGCACAGTATTAAAGACCGCTGTAAGTTTGGTACCTCAGACATTCAAGCTGCTTATGATGCAATAAAAATATTCGATACGGCGATTGTGAGCACCGGAGATACGATCCAAGAAGCCAATGTTGATGTAATTTTTATTCCTGACATGAATAATCAAATAGCCGCCGGTCAAGAAGCTAAAGTTTTAGATTATTTAAGAGTCATGAAGGAGGGGAAATCATCAACAGGTATTGTTGCTATTGATGCAGGTGATGATTCTGGACAAGGGCGATATGAACAAAAAACAGCTCAGTTTGCGGGTCTCTCTGATGTGATTACTAAGATGTTCAGTGTTCTCGCGGGGGCATTGAGTCGACCTCTCTCGATACTGTTCGGGCAATCAGCAACAGGTTTCAGTTCGGGCGAAGAGGACAATAAAGCCTATTACGAAGATATCAATGGTCGTCAGGAAGCGCGATTACGACCGTTACAAGATTTTATCGACCAGTTCATTCTTGACAAATTAGCCATTACAGATGAACTCAAATATACCTATCCCACTATCGACAGTATTAATGAAGCTGAACTAGCTACGCGCTTTACTGCCTATGCAACAGGTTTTAGTTCTCTTTTTCAAGACTTTATTTTGGATGAAAAAACGATTTTGCGTGAAATGATCGCAAGGGGACTGCTTACTACGTTAACGGAAAAAGATATTGAAGCCATTATCGCGAGTACCGGAACGAATGAGGTTAACAATGGAACTCCAACAGCTTTTGATGCGCAAGCAGGGGAGGCGGAAACCTCGCCGCCGGCGAATGCAACCTATCAAACAGAGTAA
- a CDS encoding Terminase small subunit, whose protein sequence is MAKPDWGTLQQQFLTEHAKSGISPKEWCEDQGLNYATARRHIKKPAAQKTAHKKLRTAHDKECAKEPICNRAIPTAQSSEQDNAHNDENTFDVRNYGLNDSQVKFVNEYLIDLNRAAAYKRAGYKGEGNTAYVNATRMLRNAKVSRAIADALAERERRTEITQDAVLKMWWDIATADVNELTEYRRLCCRHCWGFGFNYQWCDAIEFEDAVTEARAKKKKIPNDNGGYGYDNSLDPNPDCPRCSGFGIGRAHFHDTRDLTGAARRLFAGVKEGKFGVEVITRNQDDALKMLAQHLGMVKNKTEITGADGGPIQSTGIDLSHLSFEQLMQLRIKSKN, encoded by the coding sequence ATGGCTAAACCGGATTGGGGGACGCTACAGCAACAGTTCCTCACCGAACATGCTAAATCAGGAATATCCCCTAAAGAGTGGTGTGAAGACCAGGGACTAAATTACGCAACAGCAAGACGACATATTAAAAAGCCGGCTGCGCAAAAAACTGCGCATAAGAAATTGCGCACTGCGCACGATAAAGAATGCGCAAAAGAGCCTATATGTAATAGAGCAATACCAACTGCGCAGAGCAGTGAACAAGATAATGCGCACAATGATGAAAATACCTTTGATGTGCGCAACTACGGGCTTAATGACTCACAAGTCAAATTCGTCAATGAGTATCTTATCGACTTAAATCGAGCTGCTGCATATAAGCGAGCTGGTTATAAAGGCGAAGGCAATACAGCTTATGTAAATGCTACTCGAATGCTAAGAAATGCTAAGGTTTCAAGAGCAATCGCGGACGCGCTAGCAGAACGAGAACGCAGAACAGAAATAACCCAAGATGCCGTATTAAAAATGTGGTGGGATATTGCAACTGCAGACGTAAATGAGCTAACTGAATATCGTCGATTATGTTGTCGCCATTGTTGGGGCTTTGGATTTAATTATCAGTGGTGCGATGCGATAGAGTTTGAAGACGCTGTTACTGAGGCTAGGGCTAAAAAGAAAAAGATACCAAATGACAATGGCGGTTACGGTTATGACAATTCACTTGATCCTAATCCTGATTGCCCTCGCTGTAGTGGTTTTGGTATTGGCCGTGCGCATTTTCATGATACACGCGATTTAACTGGCGCTGCTCGACGCTTATTTGCGGGTGTGAAAGAGGGTAAGTTTGGTGTTGAGGTTATCACTCGCAATCAAGATGATGCTCTTAAAATGCTTGCGCAGCATTTGGGGATGGTTAAGAACAAGACTGAGATAACCGGTGCAGATGGTGGGCCTATTCAATCGACAGGAATTGACCTTAGTCATTTGAGTTTTGAACAACTCATGCAGTTGAGAATAAAATCAAAAAACTAG
- a CDS encoding GDSL-like Lipase/Acylhydrolase has protein sequence MIVINDSQQLTLGKSSTNASTEVPPSSPTVTVKTNKTLKYYMARMAAGETVKIACYGDSTTDGLGTTGWVQNPITNKNEAIGDSNHESTALNAWPKKLQDILRDMYTNENIHVYNARYSGRTIADGWAVRNFPTAITNNPNYGVCDIVFVDFGLNDIPTAGSQLNETVEQTNLLIDEIEKTGALPVLLTSGPAYRSDSSGRGKNEMLLEINTMKKDIAAQRSIPLIDKSLMLTEWLEHNSHLIRWVDAEPDGLHFGDIGHQAQASLIAAELYGGVIDIKGDVQHLPFMDNRVNSRFGYSEQYKTSTTLFHNLYLNAATANKHTGQVMLTIWLRVRSASAGIVYNTVRNEGIGDSNKINTILTDISRNTVLINGASPNQGFKPTSTTGETGSAPVFLSGVTYGLHKVKVHFPTKKVSAGIFWGYLSIYPQWKSLPSGTQNARSLAPIYHRVSTVTGTRELFPSPLMSDGSNFWGLGFGSSRSTLYFKASITKAGALGIMLFNGVEAATQLEHRCLALFRNTDNSLEVLTVTRDVSGVSANGTLDVKFSCGALKDDDEHEYKFVLERNSEGASLKFYQGYASTTPLTEITAKEGEVFPFPMGGAFGSTWSYKGNTSVKVSEAFVLEEKL, from the coding sequence ATGATAGTCATCAATGACTCACAACAGTTAACCCTTGGTAAGTCATCAACTAATGCCAGTACAGAAGTGCCACCTTCATCACCCACAGTTACCGTAAAAACCAATAAGACACTCAAATACTACATGGCACGCATGGCAGCAGGTGAGACGGTTAAGATTGCGTGCTATGGGGATTCAACAACGGATGGTTTAGGTACGACTGGGTGGGTACAAAATCCTATCACAAATAAGAATGAAGCAATAGGAGATAGCAATCACGAAAGCACAGCACTCAATGCGTGGCCTAAGAAGTTACAAGATATTCTTCGAGACATGTATACCAACGAAAATATCCATGTGTACAACGCACGGTATTCAGGACGCACGATAGCTGATGGTTGGGCGGTAAGGAATTTTCCTACCGCCATCACAAACAATCCTAACTACGGTGTTTGCGACATTGTTTTTGTGGATTTTGGGCTGAATGATATTCCGACCGCAGGCTCTCAGCTTAATGAAACCGTGGAGCAGACGAATTTGCTCATTGATGAGATAGAAAAGACAGGAGCGTTACCTGTTCTATTAACATCAGGCCCTGCCTATCGTTCAGATTCGAGTGGTAGAGGAAAGAATGAAATGCTACTCGAAATCAACACAATGAAAAAAGATATCGCGGCACAGCGTAGCATTCCGTTAATAGACAAATCACTCATGTTAACTGAGTGGCTAGAACATAATAGTCATCTCATTCGCTGGGTTGATGCGGAGCCAGATGGATTACACTTTGGTGATATCGGACATCAAGCGCAAGCCTCTTTGATTGCTGCTGAATTGTACGGTGGTGTGATTGATATTAAGGGAGATGTACAGCACTTGCCTTTCATGGATAACCGAGTGAATAGTCGCTTTGGGTATTCGGAGCAATATAAAACGAGCACCACCCTTTTTCACAACCTGTACTTAAATGCTGCCACTGCAAACAAGCACACAGGCCAAGTCATGCTAACTATCTGGTTACGAGTACGAAGTGCCTCTGCTGGGATTGTTTACAACACAGTTCGCAATGAAGGTATTGGTGACAGTAACAAAATAAATACAATATTGACGGATATATCAAGAAATACGGTTTTAATCAATGGCGCATCACCGAATCAAGGTTTTAAGCCGACATCAACAACTGGGGAGACAGGGAGTGCGCCTGTATTTCTTAGCGGTGTAACTTACGGGCTACACAAAGTTAAGGTACATTTTCCTACAAAAAAGGTGAGTGCTGGTATTTTTTGGGGTTACTTGTCGATTTATCCTCAATGGAAGTCATTGCCTTCTGGAACACAAAATGCAAGAAGCTTGGCTCCTATTTATCACCGAGTTTCGACGGTGACGGGAACGCGTGAGTTATTCCCATCACCATTAATGTCTGACGGGAGTAATTTTTGGGGGCTTGGTTTTGGTAGCTCAAGGTCAACACTGTACTTTAAGGCATCAATCACAAAAGCAGGTGCGCTTGGGATAATGTTATTTAATGGTGTTGAGGCAGCAACTCAACTTGAACATCGTTGTCTTGCATTATTCAGAAATACTGACAATAGCTTGGAGGTATTAACGGTGACAAGAGACGTAAGCGGCGTAAGTGCTAACGGAACATTGGATGTGAAGTTTTCTTGTGGAGCCTTGAAAGACGATGACGAGCATGAGTACAAGTTTGTCCTTGAGCGCAACAGTGAAGGCGCATCATTAAAATTTTATCAAGGTTATGCGTCCACAACACCACTAACGGAAATTACGGCAAAAGAAGGTGAGGTGTTCCCATTCCCAATGGGTGGCGCATTTGGTTCCACATGGTCATACAAAGGCAATACAAGCGTGAAGGTGTCCGAAGCCTTTGTCTTGGAGGAAAAACTATGA
- a CDS encoding phage holin, lambda family — MKRMKENPEVWVQLSEWLSSVKEQGVGAALAGGMAILRGRYNGGGWKKTSMDAVMCSIFAWFAKDMLNIFEMNNELVYLLSVFIGYLGVDFIGRLLRRAAGNKVGVSDE; from the coding sequence ATGAAACGTATGAAAGAAAATCCTGAAGTATGGGTGCAACTATCTGAATGGCTGTCATCAGTCAAAGAGCAGGGGGTTGGCGCAGCACTTGCAGGAGGTATGGCTATTCTCCGCGGTCGTTATAACGGTGGGGGATGGAAGAAAACCTCCATGGACGCGGTGATGTGTTCAATATTTGCTTGGTTCGCTAAGGATATGTTGAACATTTTTGAAATGAATAATGAGTTGGTTTACTTGCTAAGCGTTTTCATTGGATACCTTGGCGTTGACTTTATTGGCCGCTTGTTACGTAGAGCGGCAGGAAACAAAGTTGGAGTATCAGATGAGTAA
- the ygiW_3 gene encoding Uncharacterized conserved protein, with protein MNKAIIALVLSAASFGVLANNHVGGFVSNDGSVGPRGGFVATTQAVTTVIQAKELPDDAWVSLEGNIVKQIGKELYEFRDSTGSIAVDIDDKRWRGQVVKPDTKVRLDGEVDKDWMELEIDVKRVTIINK; from the coding sequence ATGAATAAGGCAATTATCGCACTCGTATTATCAGCGGCTTCATTTGGCGTTTTGGCTAACAATCATGTTGGCGGGTTTGTTTCTAATGATGGTTCTGTCGGTCCAAGAGGTGGGTTTGTTGCAACAACTCAAGCAGTGACAACTGTGATTCAAGCGAAAGAGTTGCCTGATGATGCATGGGTTTCACTTGAAGGTAATATTGTTAAGCAGATTGGTAAAGAACTTTACGAATTTAGAGATAGTACTGGCTCAATTGCTGTAGACATTGATGATAAACGCTGGCGCGGACAGGTTGTCAAACCTGACACTAAAGTTCGCTTAGATGGTGAAGTTGATAAAGATTGGATGGAACTAGAGATTGATGTTAAGCGTGTAACTATTATCAATAAATAG
- the hdeA_2 gene encoding 10K-S protein → MKKTLFTSIIVMSLMSASAFAATNAKPVSQWTCEDFLAIDDAFYPTAIGAAEIITQKGKVEDPTLDISGIETSTPLIVEACEKAPKESFIQKVEAHLKKM, encoded by the coding sequence ATGAAAAAAACATTATTTACTAGTATTATTGTCATGTCTTTAATGTCTGCATCCGCTTTCGCTGCTACAAACGCAAAACCTGTATCACAGTGGACGTGTGAAGATTTCTTAGCAATCGATGATGCATTTTACCCAACAGCAATTGGTGCCGCTGAAATTATCACCCAAAAAGGTAAGGTAGAAGACCCTACTTTAGATATTAGCGGTATCGAAACATCCACTCCGTTAATTGTCGAAGCATGCGAAAAAGCCCCGAAAGAATCATTTATTCAAAAAGTCGAAGCTCATTTGAAAAAAATGTAA